In Mycoplasmopsis cynos, the following are encoded in one genomic region:
- a CDS encoding PTS sugar transporter subunit IIABC, which translates to MINNKFKVIFLSIITFGLIWIKWRKKIEHKKNTIYQVDDLPFKISTLNSYLGVENYRVIDSKPSRLNIEIKDIAKVDLEKIKKLKGVSGLFVKSSTISIILGVYTNSVYQALNNNKRG; encoded by the coding sequence ATGATTAATAATAAGTTTAAAGTAATATTTTTAAGTATTATAACTTTTGGTTTAATATGAATAAAATGAAGAAAAAAAATTGAACATAAAAAAAATACCATTTATCAAGTCGATGATTTACCATTTAAAATTAGTACACTAAATAGTTATTTAGGAGTTGAAAATTATCGTGTAATTGATTCTAAGCCTTCAAGGTTAAATATAGAAATCAAAGATATTGCTAAGGTTGATTTAGAAAAAATAAAAAAATTAAAAGGTGTAAGTGGATTATTTGTCAAAAGTTCTACCATTTCCATCATTTTAGGTGTATATACAAATTCTGTATATCAAGCATTAAATAATAATAAAAGGGGATAA
- a CDS encoding DEAD/DEAH box helicase: MAQINEKYTTILNNLLDVQPNDSSIFTKIDNKNFFDIKNMLADEEYQKIINEEKFEITLLDGTLLEYMNLIKQTNSIEELKNLVYNKNVRKLNLKRIVESKLDLETIKRNIVNLIELKIQNSVSLWKLLNSNTTSILEETNIWPLHIGFMFISLRIDEKVIYAPLFFKEVEIKFKNGKPFLTSEGDIKINEKIMFFLKNNGLNLHVDSNLNENRISELVNILKNDWENLFSLPKKIFENFEIKGSPEIDNENILFHPGTILGIFQPSGGYSRNRMKEIIEKDEIDNIIKVEINKNIYKDRINKYLNNPEISIFKITPSNLSQDKAIISSLNQHTIIWGPPGTGKSQTIVNLLTNILVYNKTAIVASQKKAALNVIKNRLGSLQDFCLFILKSKNVNKKLFYEPIKKYLDLLENFQNPIISNGTPIINQKELEYIKNVDGLLNHKNIKNILYAYYYLSKYKENPNYANDSEFLINLPFDIMYPQQKITSENITKSLLKENKLRFMWFFSKYHRVKKIAEEIKNYFPFFEGNFSNLVGFFHQISGTEENGKLISELIKIINLSNEIDFHQEISDEKIIHKIIAERINNKFTQMNENEIKEYQEFAQHVRVQNLEPYRFVKKFAKIIKIIYPIIVATPDTDLASWDKEELDYAILDESSQIFIEKGLPILYLAKTKILAGDPEQMRPSNWFGSRSTDDTIFGKVDSLLDYASSLNVTQILLDKNYRSKHAALMSFSSKYFYNSQLDVVDANINSFEDAIEVYEVDGIWKDSKNIEEANKAIQILKENVNKYKKTILLAFNISQSEYLTNLILNNHPDLEEAINDKKLLIKNIENIQGDEADLVVATVSYDKNTKLSSTYICRPTGKNALNVAISRAKEKMIVIKTIKSSDISLGENHTDDMKIFKEWLRFLEKPADQKRSEVYDSFNKQIQNNNLNLFKYVKSDEQSTLDFDENSQWFKKFVLDSIKSSISNKKEYELFEEYNVGSIKIDLVITKNQKPYKCFIFDTFNYENSTQKYMLIRDRFRFLVSKNYDVQIINPISWMQIQNRLNGWFKQNNLNDEAVNYHPTSTYILNKSSLDEFKETSHQNIAELNKIHENAEKNIISTFKDPQSTNYSNTQNNTTTFNETIITDNISFGFSNTNTVKKSLITSDETLNETQEDNQQEYEQSQILMQQEYLGNNVIKNLDNEAEMNKTYAEVENDVADEILNDELDLSSFSELNQLEIENNIEYSDNQIAQNEIGVKTEQANDEFIKEAKGLLFEQKEMSTREFDVFLSFDNEEQQQEEEEEFDHKYDQYQENNKEYEYFDFNYENDILSNENKVDDQNNVTLINEAKNDEVTIEDEQEPFDQNMVHDEISKILNENNDIVYNDDELNQETEPHIPEHSLTLDDQNESANEENEDIQQEHKENLNEDIDQKFLNLFNNDPDETKTTEIEAPMFKTYENKFGLTSTWFNYDNEEEEDEH; this comes from the coding sequence ATGGCTCAAATCAATGAAAAATATACAACAATTCTAAATAATCTACTGGATGTACAACCTAATGATTCTTCAATCTTCACTAAAATTGATAATAAAAACTTTTTTGATATCAAAAATATGTTAGCTGATGAAGAATATCAAAAAATTATTAATGAAGAAAAATTTGAGATTACATTACTTGATGGCACATTATTAGAATATATGAATCTAATCAAGCAAACAAATTCAATTGAAGAACTTAAAAATCTAGTTTATAACAAAAATGTTAGAAAACTTAATTTAAAACGTATTGTTGAAAGTAAATTAGACTTAGAAACAATAAAAAGAAATATTGTAAACCTAATAGAGCTTAAAATTCAAAATTCCGTTTCATTGTGAAAATTATTAAATTCAAATACAACCTCAATTCTTGAAGAGACAAATATTTGACCACTACATATTGGATTTATGTTTATTAGTTTAAGAATTGATGAAAAAGTTATTTATGCTCCTTTATTCTTTAAAGAAGTGGAAATTAAGTTTAAAAATGGAAAACCTTTTTTAACTAGTGAAGGTGATATAAAAATTAATGAAAAGATAATGTTCTTTTTAAAAAATAATGGATTAAATCTTCATGTAGACTCTAATTTAAATGAAAATAGAATTTCTGAATTAGTTAATATTCTTAAAAATGATTGAGAAAATCTCTTTAGTTTGCCAAAAAAAATCTTCGAAAATTTTGAAATTAAGGGTTCACCGGAGATTGATAATGAAAATATTTTATTTCATCCAGGTACTATTTTAGGTATTTTCCAACCGTCTGGTGGATACTCAAGAAATAGAATGAAAGAAATCATTGAAAAAGATGAAATAGATAATATTATAAAAGTCGAAATAAATAAAAATATTTACAAGGATAGAATTAATAAATATTTAAATAATCCTGAAATTTCTATTTTCAAAATAACTCCTTCTAATCTCTCTCAAGATAAAGCTATTATTTCTTCATTAAATCAACACACTATAATATGAGGTCCACCAGGTACAGGTAAGTCACAAACCATTGTTAACTTATTAACAAATATCTTAGTTTATAATAAAACTGCAATCGTAGCATCACAAAAAAAAGCGGCATTAAATGTTATAAAAAATAGATTAGGTTCCTTACAAGATTTTTGTTTATTTATTTTAAAATCTAAAAATGTAAATAAAAAGTTATTTTATGAACCTATTAAAAAATATTTAGATTTACTTGAAAACTTTCAAAATCCAATCATTAGTAATGGGACTCCTATTATCAATCAAAAAGAATTAGAATATATTAAAAATGTTGATGGATTATTAAACCATAAGAATATCAAAAATATCTTATATGCATATTATTACTTGTCAAAATATAAAGAAAATCCAAACTATGCTAATGATAGTGAATTTTTAATTAATCTTCCATTTGATATTATGTACCCACAACAAAAAATAACTAGTGAAAACATTACTAAAAGCTTATTGAAAGAAAATAAACTTAGATTTATGTGATTCTTTTCTAAGTATCATAGAGTTAAAAAAATAGCTGAAGAAATAAAAAACTATTTTCCATTTTTTGAAGGGAACTTTTCTAATCTTGTAGGATTTTTTCATCAAATTTCAGGTACTGAAGAAAATGGAAAATTAATAAGTGAATTGATAAAAATTATTAATTTATCGAATGAAATCGATTTTCATCAGGAAATTTCTGATGAAAAAATTATTCATAAAATTATAGCCGAAAGAATTAATAATAAATTCACTCAAATGAACGAAAATGAGATTAAAGAATACCAAGAGTTCGCTCAACATGTTAGGGTTCAAAACTTAGAACCATATAGATTTGTTAAAAAATTTGCGAAAATTATCAAAATAATCTATCCAATTATTGTAGCTACTCCTGATACTGATCTTGCTTCATGAGATAAAGAGGAGTTAGATTATGCTATTTTAGATGAATCTAGTCAAATCTTTATTGAAAAAGGACTTCCAATTCTTTATTTAGCTAAGACAAAAATTTTAGCAGGTGATCCAGAGCAAATGCGCCCAAGTAATTGGTTTGGTTCTAGAAGCACTGATGATACTATTTTTGGTAAAGTAGATTCGCTTTTAGACTATGCATCATCGTTAAATGTAACACAAATATTACTTGATAAAAATTATCGTTCTAAACATGCTGCTTTAATGTCATTTTCATCAAAATATTTTTATAATTCACAACTTGATGTAGTTGATGCTAATATCAATTCATTCGAAGATGCTATCGAAGTATACGAAGTTGATGGGATTTGAAAAGATAGTAAAAACATTGAAGAAGCAAATAAAGCAATTCAAATTTTAAAAGAAAATGTCAATAAATACAAAAAAACTATTCTATTAGCGTTTAATATTTCACAAAGTGAATATTTAACCAATTTAATCCTAAATAATCATCCTGATCTTGAAGAAGCAATAAATGATAAAAAACTTTTAATTAAAAACATCGAAAATATTCAAGGTGATGAAGCTGATCTTGTGGTTGCTACTGTTTCATATGATAAAAACACTAAGTTATCTTCAACATATATTTGCCGCCCTACTGGTAAAAATGCTTTAAATGTTGCTATTTCTAGAGCAAAAGAAAAAATGATAGTTATAAAAACAATTAAGTCAAGTGACATTAGTTTAGGCGAAAATCATACAGATGATATGAAAATTTTTAAAGAATGATTGAGATTTCTTGAAAAGCCAGCGGATCAAAAAAGAAGTGAAGTTTATGATTCATTTAACAAACAAATTCAAAATAATAATCTTAATCTTTTTAAATATGTTAAAAGTGATGAACAAAGCACCTTAGATTTTGACGAAAACTCACAATGATTCAAAAAATTTGTGCTAGATTCAATTAAATCATCAATATCAAACAAAAAAGAGTATGAACTATTTGAAGAATATAATGTTGGTTCCATAAAAATTGACTTAGTGATAACTAAAAACCAAAAACCATATAAGTGCTTCATTTTCGATACATTCAATTATGAAAATAGTACTCAAAAATATATGCTTATTAGAGATAGATTTAGATTTTTAGTATCTAAAAATTATGATGTTCAAATAATCAATCCTATTTCATGAATGCAAATACAAAATAGATTAAACGGTTGATTTAAGCAAAATAATTTAAACGATGAGGCGGTAAATTACCACCCGACTTCAACATATATTTTGAATAAAAGTAGTTTAGATGAATTTAAAGAAACATCACATCAAAACATTGCGGAATTAAATAAAATCCATGAAAACGCAGAAAAAAATATTATTTCAACCTTTAAAGATCCTCAAAGCACTAATTATTCAAATACACAAAACAATACCACCACTTTTAACGAAACAATTATTACTGATAATATTAGCTTTGGTTTCTCTAACACAAATACAGTAAAAAAATCTCTAATCACAAGTGATGAAACACTAAATGAAACACAAGAAGATAATCAACAAGAATATGAACAATCACAAATATTAATGCAACAAGAATATTTAGGCAACAATGTTATAAAAAACCTTGATAATGAAGCTGAGATGAATAAAACATATGCTGAAGTTGAAAATGATGTTGCTGATGAAATTTTAAATGATGAATTAGATTTAAGTTCATTTAGTGAATTAAATCAACTAGAAATTGAAAATAATATTGAATACTCTGATAATCAAATTGCTCAAAATGAGATTGGAGTTAAAACTGAGCAAGCAAATGATGAATTTATTAAAGAAGCAAAAGGGTTATTATTTGAACAAAAAGAAATGAGCACAAGAGAATTCGATGTATTTTTATCTTTTGATAACGAAGAACAACAACAAGAAGAAGAAGAAGAATTTGATCACAAATATGATCAATATCAAGAAAACAATAAAGAATATGAATATTTTGATTTTAATTATGAAAATGATATTCTATCAAATGAAAATAAAGTAGATGATCAAAACAATGTTACTCTAATTAACGAAGCCAAAAATGATGAAGTAACAATTGAAGATGAACAAGAACCTTTTGATCAAAATATGGTTCATGATGAGATATCTAAAATCTTAAATGAGAATAATGACATTGTTTATAATGATGATGAATTAAACCAAGAAACTGAACCACATATTCCAGAACATAGCTTAACTTTAGATGATCAAAATGAAAGCGCTAATGAAGAAAATGAAGATATTCAACAAGAACATAAAGAGAATTTAAATGAGGATATCGATCAAAAATTTTTAAATTTATTTAATAACGATCCGGATGAAACTAAAACAACTGAAATTGAAGCTCCTATGTTTAAAACATATGAAAATAAGTTTGGATTAACAAGTACTTGATTTAATTATGATAATGAGGAGGAAGAAGATGAGCATTAA
- a CDS encoding helix-turn-helix transcriptional regulator codes for MSIKHNGINNWEYSVEGALSFLSKTVKKNIIMHLFTCHEIECDVQTLVNVLDEKQSNVSKHLNDLKKAQVINDKRVGLNSYYYLTEKFRLKYHKILEVIYEIDKEKMYDCICVNDGHTAI; via the coding sequence ATGAGCATTAAACACAACGGAATAAATAATTGAGAATATTCAGTTGAAGGAGCTTTATCATTTTTATCAAAAACTGTTAAGAAAAATATAATTATGCACCTTTTTACTTGTCATGAAATTGAATGTGATGTACAAACATTAGTAAATGTTTTAGATGAAAAACAATCTAATGTTTCAAAACATTTAAATGACCTAAAAAAAGCTCAAGTTATTAATGATAAAAGAGTTGGATTAAATTCATATTATTATTTGACTGAAAAATTTCGATTAAAGTACCATAAAATTTTAGAAGTAATTTATGAAATTGATAAAGAAAAAATGTATGATTGCATTTGTGTTAATGATGGTCATACAGCTATATAG
- a CDS encoding DegV family protein yields the protein MRKLGIIIDPFSCLNEQKANELGYKFLPLQVEIDGKTYLDGTDDRLEILKMIDKSERVLSSLPKLETIQRVVNEASKEYSDVIYLGISSNLSGTAGAIRTMATELGNVYIMENHLIGDQITRTAEYLKNLYENHNYTIDQLYEELNWINESVMNLIVPEKIDYMIKGGRLSGLKKFVLTKISMLPILSYEEDGSVKPKHLKRSVSKAVSKAIESIVEFCQSKAEHIDKDSKQKFVITFIHGIHEEINNMIYQNQYFKPTSEFLTPSVIAVHTGPEAIALGVMPELIINNEKK from the coding sequence ATGAGAAAGTTAGGAATAATAATAGATCCGTTTTCATGCTTAAATGAACAAAAAGCAAATGAATTGGGATATAAATTTTTACCATTACAGGTTGAAATTGATGGCAAAACATATTTAGATGGTACTGATGATAGATTAGAAATTTTAAAAATGATTGACAAATCAGAAAGGGTTTTGAGCTCATTGCCGAAGTTAGAAACAATTCAAAGAGTTGTTAATGAAGCATCAAAAGAATATTCAGATGTAATATATTTAGGTATTTCGTCAAATCTTTCGGGTACCGCAGGTGCAATTAGAACAATGGCAACTGAATTAGGGAACGTTTATATAATGGAAAATCACCTTATTGGTGATCAAATCACTAGAACCGCTGAATATTTAAAAAATCTTTATGAAAATCATAATTATACTATTGATCAGTTATATGAAGAATTAAATTGAATCAATGAATCTGTAATGAATTTAATAGTGCCTGAAAAAATCGATTATATGATAAAAGGTGGAAGGTTATCTGGTTTAAAAAAATTTGTATTAACAAAAATTTCAATGCTACCAATTTTATCTTATGAAGAAGATGGTTCTGTGAAGCCAAAACATTTAAAACGTTCAGTTTCTAAAGCAGTTTCTAAAGCAATAGAAAGCATTGTGGAATTTTGTCAATCAAAAGCTGAGCACATCGATAAAGATTCTAAACAAAAATTTGTTATAACATTTATCCATGGAATACATGAAGAAATTAATAATATGATTTACCAAAATCAATATTTCAAGCCTACTTCTGAATTTTTAACTCCTTCTGTTATTGCTGTTCATACCGGACCAGAAGCGATTGCGTTGGGCGTTATGCCTGAATTAATTATTAACAATGAAAAAAAATAA
- the prmC gene encoding peptide chain release factor N(5)-glutamine methyltransferase, which translates to MPEIKDLLLEKRRYGLKETITLNEIKLLKNHVPVQKIIGYIEMQDVIIDVSKNVLIPRYETEELIIKILSDHTKSKNLKVLDLCTGSGFIGLALKKHRPNWDVFLVDISPEAIEECNINAKKNNLDVTIIQSDLFQELNNIKFDLIVSNPPYLDQNEPIAKSVLLYEPYIALFAENNGRYFYQRILADAQEYLKENGIIYFEINPLHLEWWNQQKTMYNIEIFKDINQRDRILKMSYKKH; encoded by the coding sequence ATGCCCGAAATTAAAGATTTGTTATTAGAAAAAAGACGATATGGTTTAAAAGAAACTATAACTCTAAACGAAATTAAATTATTAAAAAATCATGTTCCAGTTCAAAAAATTATTGGTTATATTGAAATGCAAGATGTCATTATTGATGTTTCAAAAAACGTTTTAATTCCTCGTTATGAAACAGAAGAATTGATTATAAAAATTTTATCCGATCATACAAAAAGTAAAAACCTTAAAGTACTTGATTTATGCACAGGATCAGGTTTTATTGGCCTAGCTTTAAAAAAACATCGTCCAAATTGAGATGTTTTTTTAGTTGATATTTCTCCCGAAGCAATTGAAGAATGCAATATAAATGCTAAAAAAAATAATCTAGATGTAACAATTATTCAAAGTGATTTATTTCAAGAATTAAATAATATTAAGTTTGACTTAATTGTGTCTAATCCTCCTTATTTAGATCAAAATGAGCCAATTGCAAAATCTGTTTTACTTTATGAACCTTATATAGCATTATTTGCTGAAAACAATGGACGATATTTTTATCAAAGAATTTTAGCTGATGCCCAGGAATATTTAAAAGAAAACGGGATCATTTATTTTGAAATTAATCCATTACATTTAGAATGATGAAATCAACAAAAAACAATGTATAACATTGAAATTTTTAAAGATATTAATCAGAGAGATCGAATCTTGAAAATGAGTTATAAAAAACACTAA
- a CDS encoding ABC transporter ATP-binding protein, producing the protein MKKTTNNISILSFLKGNRILILIAIILIAIQIALEVLSPQYVQSIINLVADEKHEYQNLTSSQKQTMILRYGGFLILFVGIIICISLFIQVFLISRITTNFSMNIKNKVFAKILEFSPQDLNNFGVGTILNRISNDVLNLERTLSLIVVSVVRSIFTFGSALFFSITTSPTLSYIFLISIPILVVMSFVIYFVRKIVQKLFKLNDNFNQKLQENLNSIKTIKANSAEEKEYQTIKDFTQKLSKSNLKIVLANSLGESFFMTIIFMSLILLGTIGVNQVLENKIEISVIVLFGTYIWMITTSFLGILGIGFNLFVSYPSAKRLKEILNYDCAIKNSSKAIKDFNINKIEFQNVFFKYQNSKKYILENLNFTIDKNTSFGILGQTGSGKSTIINLLARFYDATEGRILINDIDIKNYDLEELRDKISIVFQENILFKGTIKTNLTSFNDSNSDQAIINALKKANIYDYVTSLESNINAKIEPKGANFSGGQRQRIAIARALIKNPELLLLDDATSAVDLDTENSIKSSIKNIQSCTKIIISQKISMIKDCDVIAIIEQGKITQIGTHEQLLLQNDTYKTIYLSQNETIKE; encoded by the coding sequence ATGAAAAAAACAACTAATAATATTTCTATTTTAAGTTTTCTTAAAGGAAATCGAATATTAATATTAATTGCAATTATTTTAATCGCAATCCAAATAGCACTTGAAGTTTTAAGCCCGCAATATGTTCAAAGTATCATAAATTTGGTAGCTGATGAAAAACACGAATACCAAAATTTAACAAGCAGTCAAAAACAAACTATGATTTTAAGATATGGCGGATTTTTGATCTTGTTTGTTGGGATAATTATTTGTATTTCGCTTTTTATACAAGTGTTTCTAATTTCAAGAATTACTACTAATTTTTCAATGAATATTAAGAATAAAGTGTTTGCTAAAATTTTAGAATTTTCGCCGCAAGATTTAAATAATTTCGGGGTTGGAACAATTTTAAATAGAATTAGTAATGATGTTCTAAATCTTGAAAGAACACTTTCTCTAATAGTAGTTTCAGTAGTTAGGTCAATTTTTACCTTTGGAAGTGCTTTATTCTTCTCAATCACAACTTCTCCTACTTTGTCATATATATTTTTGATTTCCATTCCAATTCTAGTTGTGATGTCTTTTGTTATTTATTTTGTGCGTAAAATTGTCCAAAAACTTTTTAAATTAAATGATAATTTTAATCAAAAACTTCAGGAAAATCTTAATTCTATCAAAACAATCAAAGCAAATTCTGCTGAGGAAAAAGAATATCAAACTATTAAAGACTTTACACAAAAACTTTCTAAATCAAACTTAAAAATTGTTTTAGCCAACTCATTAGGTGAATCATTTTTTATGACAATTATTTTTATGTCTCTTATTTTATTAGGGACAATTGGTGTAAATCAAGTTTTAGAAAATAAAATAGAAATTAGTGTAATTGTTTTGTTTGGAACATATATATGAATGATCACAACTTCATTTTTAGGAATTCTGGGAATTGGATTCAATCTTTTTGTATCATACCCAAGCGCTAAACGTCTTAAAGAAATTTTAAATTACGATTGTGCTATTAAGAATTCTTCTAAAGCGATAAAAGATTTTAATATTAACAAAATTGAATTTCAAAATGTATTTTTTAAATATCAAAATTCTAAAAAATACATCCTAGAAAATCTTAATTTTACAATTGATAAAAATACTTCATTTGGTATATTAGGACAAACCGGTTCGGGAAAATCAACTATTATTAATCTTTTAGCAAGATTTTATGATGCAACTGAAGGAAGAATTTTGATTAATGATATAGACATTAAAAACTATGATTTAGAAGAATTAAGAGATAAGATTTCAATAGTTTTTCAAGAAAATATTTTATTTAAAGGTACCATCAAAACCAATTTAACATCATTTAATGATTCTAATTCTGATCAAGCAATTATAAACGCTCTAAAAAAAGCCAATATTTACGATTATGTAACTTCGTTAGAATCAAATATTAATGCTAAAATTGAACCAAAAGGAGCGAATTTTTCTGGCGGTCAACGTCAAAGAATTGCAATCGCAAGAGCTCTAATTAAAAATCCTGAACTTTTGCTTTTAGATGACGCAACAAGCGCAGTTGATTTAGATACTGAAAATTCAATAAAGTCGTCGATTAAAAATATTCAAAGCTGCACTAAAATAATTATTTCTCAAAAAATTTCTATGATTAAAGATTGCGATGTGATCGCTATTATTGAACAAGGAAAAATAACTCAAATTGGAACACATGAACAATTACTTTTACAAAATGATACCTATAAAACAATCTATTTATCTCAAAATGAAACCATAAAGGAATAA
- the prfA gene encoding peptide chain release factor 1 yields the protein MEHTMYKSLLQIKEKYHELEKSLLNPEIISDIKKYTKINKELNSIKDIVETFDKYLNAELNFKSAKDILGIEKDPDLLDLAKQEIQDNESLLNILSSELKILILPKDENDNKDVIVEIRGAAGGDEANIFAGDLYRMYSKWATQNNMKITLLDSSSAEAGGFTLVTFSVKGEKPYSKLKFESGVHRVQRVPVTETKGRVHTSTATVTVMPEIDDDIDIEIKPDDIRVDVFRSSGNGGQSVNTTDSAVRITHLSTGIVVSCQEGKSQIQNKEIALRILKSKLYDLELQKKLEEESGYRKLAGSGARSEKIRTYNYPQDRVTDHRIGFSTALSPIMEGKLNPIIDALLTEEQNEKIKEAGI from the coding sequence ATGGAACATACAATGTATAAATCATTATTACAAATAAAAGAAAAATATCATGAACTTGAAAAAAGTCTTTTAAATCCTGAGATTATATCAGACATTAAAAAATATACCAAAATAAATAAGGAGTTAAATTCAATTAAGGATATTGTTGAAACATTTGATAAATATTTAAATGCTGAATTAAACTTCAAATCAGCAAAAGATATCCTTGGAATTGAAAAAGATCCTGATTTGCTAGATTTAGCAAAGCAAGAAATTCAAGATAATGAATCATTATTAAATATTCTATCTTCTGAACTTAAGATTTTAATTTTACCAAAAGATGAAAATGATAACAAAGACGTAATTGTCGAAATAAGAGGCGCAGCCGGAGGAGATGAAGCCAATATTTTTGCAGGTGATCTTTACCGTATGTATTCAAAGTGAGCTACTCAAAATAATATGAAAATCACATTATTAGATTCTTCATCTGCTGAGGCAGGCGGGTTTACTTTAGTTACTTTTTCAGTTAAAGGTGAAAAACCATATTCTAAATTAAAATTTGAATCAGGTGTTCATAGAGTACAACGTGTTCCTGTTACTGAAACAAAAGGTAGAGTTCATACCTCAACTGCAACTGTGACTGTAATGCCTGAAATCGATGATGATATTGATATTGAAATAAAACCAGATGACATTAGAGTTGATGTTTTTCGTTCAAGCGGAAATGGCGGTCAATCAGTAAATACGACTGATTCTGCTGTTAGAATTACACATTTAAGCACTGGCATAGTAGTAAGCTGTCAAGAAGGTAAAAGTCAGATTCAAAATAAAGAAATTGCTCTTAGAATTTTAAAATCAAAATTGTATGACTTGGAATTACAAAAAAAATTAGAAGAAGAATCAGGTTATCGTAAACTAGCCGGCTCAGGTGCTAGATCTGAAAAAATTCGTACCTATAATTATCCTCAAGATAGAGTAACTGATCATAGAATAGGATTTTCTACTGCTTTATCACCTATTATGGAAGGCAAATTAAATCCAATTATTGATGCATTATTAACAGAAGAACAAAATGAAAAAATTAAAGAAGCTGGTATTTAA